One part of the Sebastes fasciatus isolate fSebFas1 chromosome 8, fSebFas1.pri, whole genome shotgun sequence genome encodes these proteins:
- the rbm10 gene encoding RNA-binding protein 10 gives MDYERRGGRGDRTGRYGNTHNDHNFRDMDYRGYGQEDEEAGAGYDVRAECDRPYCHEEGVRDFSPDRLQDRPGFHQRGHGRGDIGREGKGLLWPPCPQSQHDLALEEEGSRREFEHLLTGPQERGRGKGGRGFPENSAPHSGGRDGNWGRGGAHSEQMEYNTARQREEDRFSRAAVKRRAFPVGAEEHSCGSAGPDLTLEELDQRDQDYRADLDHNQRPSNIIMLRMLPPNVTANEIRAQLQEQGIQPREVRLMRNKSSGQSRGFAFVEFNVIQEATRWMETNQAVLLILGQRVSMHYSDPKPRANEDWLCNKCGVQNFKRREKCFKCSVPKSEAELKLPQLQRDLPVGLQKEGAQGLLPLPAPYHSSGPTVNPGQAAQQADVANDTLILRNLGPHTSVDTILSALAPFATLSPSNVRLIKDKHTHLNRGFAFLQLSTIVEASQLLQILQALQPPLSIDGKAIVVEFAKGSKRDVFLTDGSRVSAATVASTAIAAAQWAVTQTAQNGSGGGQSIDTAVYQQGAAVTYSHEGNEYSGLDGTTFKTHADARVALLPGAGTALMGAYGGGAVQAEALTSGSAVVQQPLTHTQTALLSTATTPVTQVEIVGKPQPAAPSQPATPGTEHELQQYPVPDVSTYQYDESSGYYYDPLTGLYYDPNSQYYYNPHTQQYMYWDGEKHTYIPAAAGQSNSEGGPTSIGEAPSDSPFATHGKEKKDKPKSKTAQQIAKDMERWAKSLNRHKENMRSVSSSPAVGSTALPPGYTRAPGHSRLDDRRESASADAGYAVLEKKGALSERPQIFLDQIRQSTERSPPQQQGLVPAYSGETDSEEEGGDRDEKDGRMTDWVKLACLLCRRQFPSKEALIRHQQLSELHKQNLEQRRIQQESAGKERLVDGPEPPDPKRRKFSPIDGITGTSLGARMLQGGVKKGLLLRNMQVE, from the exons ATGGACTATGAGCGGAG GGGTGGGCGAGGTGACCGCACAGGTCGCTATGGCAACACTCACAACGATCACAACTTTCGTGACATGGACTACAGAGGCTATGGCcaagaggatgaggaggcagGAGCAGGATATGATGTCAGAGCCGAGTGTGACAGACCATACTGCCACGAAGAGGGCGTCCGTGACTTCTCACCAGATCGTCTCCAAGACCGTCCGGGGTTTCACCAGAGAGGACATGGGCGAGGGGATATTGGACGTGAGGGGAAAGGGCTCCTGTGGCCCCCATGCCCTCAGTCGCAGCATGATCTAGCCTTAGAGGAGGAGGGATCCAGGCGGGAGTTTGAGCATTTATTGACTGGCCCACAGGAAAGAGGTCGGGGAAAAGGTGGAAGAGGCTTTCCTGAGAACAGTGCCCCTCATTCAGGGGGTAGGGATGGCAACTGGGGTCGTGGTGGTGCCCATTCAGAACAGATGGAGTACAATACggcaagacagagagaggaggacaggttCTCACGTGCGGCGGTGAAGAGAAGG GCTTTTCCGGTGGGGGCAGAGGAGCATAGCTGTGGGAGTGCTGGTCCTGACCTGACCCTTGAGGAGTTGGATCAGAGGGACCAGGACTACCGTGCAGATCTAGACCACAACCAGAGGCCAAGCAACATCATAATGCTTCGCATGCTGCCACCCAATGTCACCGCCAATGAG ATCCGGGCACAACTTCAGGAGCAGGGGATCCAGCCAAGAGAGGTTCGCCTCATGAGAAACAAATCCTCAG GTCAGAGCCGAGGATTCGCCTTCGTCGAGTTTAATGTCATACAGGAGGCCACCCGCTGGATGGAGACCAACCAG gcAGTGCTGTTGATTCTGGGACAAAGAGTGTCGATGCACTACAGCGACCCGAAACCGCGTGCCAATGAGGACTGGCTTTGCAACAag TGTGGTGTGCAAAACTTTAAAAGGAGAGAGAAGTGCTTCAAATGCAGTGTGCCTAAATCAG AGGCTGAGCTGAAGTTGCCTCAGTTGCAGAGAGATTTGCCCGTTGGTCTTCAAAAGGAGGGAGCCCAGGGTTTATTGCCCTTGCCAGCACCCTACCACTCCTCTGGTCCTACTGTCAACCCAGGACAGGCTGCACAGCAGGCAGATGTTGCCAATGACA CTCTGATACTAAGGAACCTTGGCCCGCATACGTCAGTTGATACCATCTTATCTGCTTTGGCTCCATTTGCCACTCTCTCCCCTTCCAACGTTCGCCTAATCAAGGACAAGCACACACATCTCAACAGGGGCTTTGCCTTTCTACAGCTCTCTACTATAGTG GAGGCATCTCAGCTGCTCCAGATCTTGCAGGCTCTGCAGCCACCTCTCTCTATTGACGGGAAAGCTATTGTGGTGGAGTTTGCCAAAGGCTCCAAACG TGATGTGTTCCTGACGGACGGCAGCAGAGTGAGTGCTGCTACAGTGGCCAGCACAGCTATAGCTGCTGCACAGTGGGCTGTCACGCAG ACTGCTCAGAATGGATCAGGTGGAGGCCAGAGTATAGATACAGCAGTGTATCAGCAGGGGGCAGCAGTAACATACAGTCACGAAGGAAATGAATACTCTGGGCTGGATGGCACAACTTTCAAGACCCACGCAGATGCCAGGGTTGCTCTTTTACCCGGTGCAGGAACGGCCCTGATGGGGGCCTACGGTGGAGGAGCAGTCCAGG CTGAGGCACTGACATCTGGATCAGCAGTCGTACAGCAGCCTCTTACTCATACACAGACTGCTCTCCTCTCCACGGCTACCACACCAGTTACACAG GTTGAGATCGTGGGAAAACCACAACCAGCTGCTCCCAGCCAACCTGCGACCCCAGGCACTGAACATGAGCTCCAGCAATACC CTGTGCCAGATGTGTCCACATACCAGTATGACGAAAGCTCTGGCTACTATTACGACCCACTCACAGGCCTCTACTATGACCCTAACTCCCAG TACTACTACAATCCTCACACTCAGCAGTACATGTACTGGGATGGAGAGAAGCACACCTACATTCCTGCTGCTGCCGGCCAGTCCAACTCCGAAGGTGGTCCCACGAGTATTGGCGAAGCCCCTTCAGACTCACCGTTTGCTACCCATGGCAAGGAGAAGAAAGACAAACCCAAGAGTAAAACCGCTCAACAG ATTGCCAAAGATATGGAGCGCTGGGCGAAGAGTCTCAACAGACACAAGGAGAACATGCgttctgtctcctcctcccctgcCGTCGGCTCCACAGCGCTGCCGCCTGGTTACACTCGGGCGCCCGGCCACAGTCGCCTAGATGACCGCCGAGAGTCTGCTAGTGCTGACGCAGGCTATGCTGTTCTGGAGAAAAAG GGTGCGCTGTCTGAGCGACCTCAGATTTTTCTGGACCAGATCCGACAAAGTACAGAA CGTTCGCCTCCTCAGCAGCAGGGTCTGGTCCCAGCCTACAGCGGAGAAACTGACAGCGAGGAAGAAGGAGGCGACAGAGATGAGAAAGACGGAAGAATGACAGACTGGGTTAAACTGGCTTGTCTGCTGTGTAGGAGGCAGTTCCCCAGCAAGGAGGCGCTCATCAGGCACCAGCAGCTCTCTGAGCTACACAAG CAAAACTTGGAGCAGAGAAGAATCCAGCAAGAATCTGCTGGCAAAGAG AGACTTGTGGATGGACCTGAGCCTCCTGATCCTAAGAGGAGGAAGTTTAGCCCCAT CGACGGGATCACAGGCACCAGTCTTGGCGCCAGGATGCTGCAGGGAGGAGTGAAAAAAGGGCTTCTTTTGCGCAACATGCAAGTGGAATGA
- the LOC141772806 gene encoding rho-related GTP-binding protein RhoA-C-like, which yields MNDAVLHMRSSGGRSFSSRSGRRGERRTHRKHQAMAAIRKKLVIVGDGACGKTCLLIVFSKDQFPEVYVPTVFENYVADIEVDGKQVELALWDTAGQEDYDRLRPLSYPDTDVILMCFSVDSPDSLENIPEKWTPEVKHFCPNVPIILVGNKKDLRNDEHTRRELAKMKQEPVKFEDGKEMANRISAYGYQECSAKTKDGVREVFEMATRAALQAKKRGKKSTCCLL from the exons ATGAATGACGCAGTtctgcacatgcgcagtagcggtGGGCGGAGTTTTTCCAGTCGgtcaggaagaagaggagaaaggcGGACACACAGAAAACATCAAGCG ATGGCTGCTATCAGGAAGAAGTTGGTGATAGTTGGGGATGGAGCGTGTGGGAAGACCTGTCTGCTCATAGTCTTCAGTAAGGACCAGTTCCCGGAGGTCTACGTCCCCACTGTGTTTGAGAACTATGTGGCAGACATTGAAGTGGATGGCAAACAG GTAGAGCTAGCACTTTGGGACACAGCAGGTCAGGAGGACTACGACAGACTGAGGCCTCTCTCCTACCCCGACACTGATGTTATTCTCATGTGCTTTTCTGTAGACAGCCCCGACAGTTTAG AGAATATTCCAGAAAAGTGGACACCAGAAGTGAAACACTTCTGTCCAAATGTCCCCATTATCCTGGTGGGCAACAAAAAAGATCTGCGCAATGATGAGCACACCAGACGAGAGCTTGCCAAAATGAAACAG GAGCCAGTTAAATTTGAAGATGGCAAAGAGATGGCAAACCGCATTAGTGCCTACGGCTACCAAGAGTGTTCTGCCAAAACCAAAGATGGCGTGAGGGAAGTCTTTGAGATGGCAACCAGGGCAGCACTGCAGGCCAAGAAACGTGGCAAGAAGTCCACCTGCTGTCTGTTATAG
- the usp21 gene encoding ubiquitin carboxyl-terminal hydrolase 21, which produces MPGASGVNVEGSCEALCRTLVSQKETSDISQSVLYTSLMGLLLVADNEKEPLTIGSGRFGLRNIGNTCFLNAVVQCLSHTRGLRDYSLLMSYRDEKFSKEDAKLMEAFCQVLSGLWDVNEGNTVVNPQRFYNIFKEAVPYFSGYSQQDAQEFLRFLLDKLHTEINRRPYVRRTGKEPEQKFARFRISEEAAAMWKKHLERDDSRIVDLFSGQLRSSLHCSVCSHYSNTFDVFCDLSLPIPKRSSTGEVTLKDCLDLFSQEEKLDKENSPMCERCNRHTECTKRLSIQRFPQVIVIHLNRFTTSRWSISKSTVYVSFPLTNLDLGRYGPIDTPVLYDLYAICNHAGTVNMGHYTACCSDENGWCFYNDSSVTPVSENQLQTNQAYVLFYQRSNSTTTARK; this is translated from the exons ATGCCCGGAGCCAGTGGCGTCAACGTCGAGGGCTCTTGCGAGGCCTTGTGTCGAACCCTGGTATCCCAGAAAGAGACGTCCGACATCTCCCAGTCCGTCCTCTACACCTCACTGATGGGCCTGCTGCTGGTCGCCGACAACGAG AAGGAGCCGCTCACCATAGGAAGTGGAAGGTTTGGCCTTAGAAACATAGGAAACACA TGTTTCCTGAACGCAGTAGTCCAATGTTTGTCTCACACACGTGGCCTACGGGACTACAGCCTCCTCATGTCCTACAGGGATGAGAAGTTCTCCAAAGAGGACGCTAAGCTCATGGAAG CTTTCTGTCAGGTGCTATCGGGTCTCTGGGATGTAAACGAAGGGAACACAGTTGTAAACCCACAACGGTTTTACAATATCTTCAAAGAAGCTGTGCCTTACTTCAGCGGATACAG TCAACAGGATGCACAAGAGTTTCTCAGGTTCCTATTGGACAAGCTGCACACAGAAATCAACCGCAGACCCTACGTTCGACGAACGGGGAAGGAGCCTGAACAAAAATTTGCCAGATTTAG GATTTCAGAAGAGGCAGCTGCCATGTGGAAGAAGCACTTGGAGAGAGATGACAGCAGGATAGTAG ACCTGTTCTCGGGCCAGCTGAGGAGCTCGCTGCACTGCTCGGTGTGCTCCCACTACTCCAACACATTCGATGTCTTCTGTGATCTGTCGCTGCCCATCCCCAAGAGGAGCTCCACCGGGGAGGTCACGCTGAAGGACTGCCTGGACCTCTTCTCTCAGGAGGAGAAACTGGACAAGGAGAATTCACCA atGTGTGAGAGGTGTAACAGGCATACAGAGTGCACCAAGCGGCTTTCCATCCAGAGGTTTCCCCAGGTCATTGTGATCC ATCTGAACCGTTTTACGACGTCACGGTGGTCTATCAGTAAAAGCACAGTGTATGTGTCCTTCCCACTCACCAACCTGGACCTTGGACGCTACGGACCTATCGACA CCCCAGTTCTGTATGATTTATATGCAATATGTAACCACGCTGGGACGGTGAACATGGGCCACTACACAGCCTGCTGTTCAGACGAAAATGGTTGGTGCTTCTACAATGACTCCAG TGTGACTCCAGTCTCAGAGAACCAGCTTCAGACCAATCAAGCCTATGTGCTGTTCTACCAGCGCAGCAACAGCACCACCACCGCCAGGAAATAG
- the lrrc23 gene encoding leucine-rich repeat-containing protein 23, whose translation MSEVDEDAILSDIEGEEETQQEGAEEDEKVEICHLTQETISEKLSLLCRTGDGLGHAFVRVDLKDKGLSDIDVISSFIHLRFLDLSNNHLTDLYPLQSLTQLLWLKVDNNAVASLKDQPFDQFTYLQWLSMAGNRLTDLDGLVGPALESLNLSGNRIQRVTGLQSGCFDNLVTLELRGNMLETTDGIDLPNLQKLYLAQNVITHLEGLEKLERLTTLHLRDNQLDTLVGLSDKMKCLQYLNVRGNLILDENALQSITLVSKTLRALVLSDNPLVEGTDYRLNVLVVLPQLERLDKEPVSPEERTEALERIKELKEEEISEEDLQ comes from the exons ATGTCTGAGGTGGATGAAGATGCAATCTTGTCGGATatagagggagaggaagaaacaCAGCAAGAAGGAGCTGAAGAGGACGAGAAG GTAGAGATTTGCCATTTGACCCAAGAAACCATAAGTGAGAAGCTCTCATTGCTGTGCCGAACAGGAGATGGACTTGGTCATGCATTTGTCAGAGTGGACCTCAAAGACAA AGGACTGAGTGACATCGATGTAATCAGCAGTTTTATTCACCTACGTTTTCTGGATCTCTCCAACAACCACCTCACTGATCTTTATCCTCTGCAATCTCTGACCCAGCTGCTCTGGCTGAAG GTTGACAATAATGCTGTGGCGTCCCTCAAAGATCAACCTTTCGATCAGTTCACCTACCTGCAGTGGCTGAGTATGGCAGGAAACCGGCTGACAGACCTGGACGGCCTGGTTGGGCCTGCCCTGGAGAGCCTCAATCTTTCAG GTAACAGGATTCAGAGAGTGACTGGTCTTCAGAGTGGCTGTTTTGACAACTTGGTAACTCTGGAGCTGAGGGGAAACATGTTGGAAACCACTGATGGCATCGACCTTCCCAACCTGCAGAAATTATATCTG gcccaaaatgtcatcacgcaTCTGGAGGGTTTAGAGAAGTTAGAGCGCCTCACCACCCTTCACCTTCGAGACAACCAGCTAGATACTCTGGTTGGTCTCAGCGACAAGATGAAGTGTCTCCAATACCTCAATGTCAG AGGCAACCTAATCTTAGATGAGAATGCCCTGCAAAGCATCACACTTGTGTCAAAAACTCTGCGAGCTTTGGTCCTTTCTGACAATCCTCTGGTGGAGGGGACAGACTACCGGCTGAATGTACTAGTTGTCCTGCCACAGCTGGAGCGACTTGACAAAGAGCCCGTCTCCCCAGAGGAGAGGACTGAGGCCTTGGAGAGAATCAAG GAGCTTAAAGAAGAGGAAATATCTGAGGAAGATTTGCAATGA